Part of the Rhizobiales bacterium NRL2 genome is shown below.
CGATCCGGCCGCCGTCGAAGGCGTCGAATATCTCACCCGCACCTTCGCCGATCCGAACGAGATCGACAGCACCACCGGGTTCCAGGAAGCGGTCGAGCCGCTCAGCGCCTCGAAGGTTTCGACGCGCTCCTTCTCGGAGGATGCCTTCGCCGCGCTCGATCACGCCATGGGCCGCATCGACTGGCAGGGCTTCGACGCCCGCTATCTTGTGCTGATCACCGACGCCAGCGCCCGCGACGCATCCTCCCCCTATGCCACGCTGAAGCTCACCGCCGGCGACATGCGCCGCGACATCATGGGGCGCAGCTCCGCACTGCCGACCGCGCTCTACGTGCTGCATCTGAAGACGCCGGTGGGCCAGGACGACCACGCCAGGGCCGAGACCCAGTACACCGAGCTGGCGCGGCGGGATTCGAGCAACTCGCTCTACTATCCCGTGCCTTCCGGCAATCCGGCGGCCTTCGAACGCAAGGTCGGCGCCTTGACGGACGCCCTGGTCGAGCAGGTCGAACAGACCCGTCAGGCGGCGCAGGAGGGCGCGCTGCCCGACGCGCCCGAACCGCCGGCGGCGAAAGGCGCGGAATCCGATATCCGCCAGTCCGCCGCCGATGTCGGCCGGGCCATGGCGCTGGCTTATCTGGGCCGTGTCTCCGGGGCCCAGGCGCCGGCGATGTTCCAGGCCTGGTCGATCGACCGTGACCTCGACAACCCGGCCGTCGAGGCGTTCTCGGTGCGGCTGTTGCTGTCGAAGAACCAGTTGAGCGACCTCCAGCGCACCATGACGGCCACGGTCGACGCCCTCGACGCCGGGCAGATCGACCCGAGCGATTTCTTCAACCAGCTGCGCAGCGCCGCCACCGCCATGGGCCGCGACCCGAACCGGGTGGGGCAGGGGGAGACACGCAACCTCGCCGACAGCGGCCTGATGGGCGAGTATCTGGAGGGTCTGCCCTACCAGAGCCGGATCATGTCGTTGACCGAGGACGACTGGCAGCGCATGAGCGTCGGCGAGCAGCAGGCCATCATCGACGACGTCAACTCCAAGGTCCGCCTCTACCAGCGCTTCCATGACGATTCCGACCGCTGGATCGCGCTCAATGACGGCGACGATCCCGGCGACTGGGTCTATCCGGTGCCGCTGGACGCGCTGCCCTGACCATGACAGAGGCCCTGCTGGATCTGGAAGGCGTCGAACGGCGGCGCGGCGACGGCTTTCGACTGGTCATCGACCGGTTCCGGCTTGGCGCGGGCGGCCGCGTGGCCATCGTCGGACCCAGCGGATCCGGCAAGAGCACGTTCCTCGACCTGATCGCTATGACGCTGCGCCCCGACAGTGCGGCGCGGATGACGATCCGTCCCGGGGATGCCGCGGAGGCGGTGGACGTGGCCCGGCTCTGGCGGGAGAAGCGGCGAAGCCAGGTGCGCGACATCCGCGCCCGGCACTTCGGCTATGTCCTGCAGACCGGCGGGCTGGCGCCGTTCCTCAGTCTCAGGGAGAACGCCATGCTCTCGCGCCGTCTGCTGGGCCGCGACGACCCCGGCCCGGTGCCGGAACTGTTCCGCCAGCTCGGCATCGAGAAGCTGGGCCGGCGCAAGCCACGGCGCGTCTCCATCGGCGAGCGCCAGCGGGCGGCCGTGATCCGCGCCCTGGCGCACGAGCCGGCGATCGTCCTGGCCGACGAGCCGACGGCCTCGCTGGACCAGACCAACGCCATCGACGTCATGACCCTGCTGACCCGAACGGTGGGTAGCCAGGGTGCGGCGCTGATCCTGGTCACCCACGACCGGGCGCTGGCCGAGGGGTTCGGCCTGCCGCTGGCCGAGTGCCGTCACGATCCGGCGACGCGCACGTCCACCATCGGGTTCGAAAGCTGATGCGGCTGCGCGGTGTCCAGCTCCTGCGCCTCTCGGCGGCGGACCTCGCCGACGAATGGCCGATCGCCGTGGCGGTCGTGCTCGCCATCGCCGCCGTGCTGGCGCCGCTGCTGGTCCTGAACGGCCTGCAGACCGGCGTGATCGGCGAGATCTTCGACCGCCTGCGCGCCGACCCGGCGATGCGGCGCATCACCCTGGACGCCACCGGCGCCCGGCGTTTCGACGCCGACTGGTTCGAGGCCATGCGCGCGCGGGACGACGTCGCCTTCGTCCTGCCCTCGACACGTTTCGCCGCCGCCCAGGTCGACATCACGCCGGTTGCGGGGAACAGCGGCCCGCTCCGCGTTTCTCTCGTGCCCACCGGCCCGGCCGATCCCGTCTTCGATGCCGCGACGCCCCGGCTCGGCTCGATTGCCGAGCTCCGTCTATCGGCCGCCGCTGCCCGCCGCGCCGACCTGGAGGAAGGCGACCGCGTCTTCGTCGACGTCGAGCGCCGGCGCGCCGACGGACGGATCGAGGCGGCGGGGATCGAGGCGGCGGTCACGGCGATCGCCGCGCCGGAGCGGCATGGTGGTGTCGTCGCCTTCGTGCGGCCCGAACTGCTGCGCGCCATCGAGGCGTTCCGCGACGGCTTCGCGGCGCCCGAGCTCGGTATGACCGAGGGACCGGAACGGGAAGCCCGGGAGGTCTTTCCGAATTTCCGTCTCTACGCCAGCCGCATCGAGGATGTCGCCGTCCTGGCGCGGCACCTGCGCGAGGACCAGGGCCTCAGCGTCAGCGCGCAGGAGGGCGCGATCGTCTCCGCCATCGAACTGGACCGCAATATCGGCGCGGTGCTCGACGCCATCATCGTGCTGGGGGCCGCCGGCCTGGCCGGCAGTCTCGCCGCCATCCAGTGGGCGGTGGCGGCGCGCAAGCGCCGCACGGTCGCCATGCTGAACCTGATCGGCTACGGCCGGAACTGGCTGATCGGCTTCCCCACGGTCCAGGCCGTTCTGCTGGCCGCCGGCGGCGGGGCCGCGGCGCTGGTCGTGGCGCGTGCCGCCGCAGCCTGGATCAACGGCTATTTCGCCGCGAGTTTCGGCGCAGAGGGGGCTGCCTGCGTGATCACCGCTGCAGCCGTGGTCCAGGGTCTTCTTGTGGTACTCGTGTTCTCGCTGCTGCCCGCCGTTCTCATCGGACTCAACTTCACCCGTCTGGAGCCAAGCGATGAAATCCGCGAGATGTAGGCTGGCCGCCCTGCTGCTGCTCGCTGCGTTGCCGGCCACCGCGCAGGAGATCATCTGGAATCCCGAAAGCTTCAACCCCTCTCCCCTGGAGGGCGACTTGGTCCTGCCCATGCCCTGCGGCGGCGCCATGGCGTTCCGGAAGGTGAACGTGCCCAGCAGCGGCGCCCTCGACGACTACCGCGTCACCCTGGGCAGCCACGAGACGGACCGGGGCTTCGCCGAGTACCGGCGGATCGCCTGGCTGGCCGGCGCTTTCGCTGCCGCCGACGGGGGCGGAGGCCGTCACTACTACCTGGGCAAGTATGAGGTCACGGCGATGCAGCGCGCCGCTATCGGCGAGAGCTGTCCCGATACCGCCAACCCCGATCTGGAACTGCCGGCGACGGAGATTTCCTGGGCCGAAGCGATGCTGTTCGCCGAGCGCTACTCCGAGTGGCTGTTGCGGAACGCCGCCGGCCGCGTGCCCGCCGAGGAAGGCGCCGTCGGCTTCCTGCGCCTGCCGACCGAGGCTGAGTGGGAGTTCGCCGCCCGCGGCGGCACCGCCGTAGGCCCGGCCGAATTCGCCGAACGGACCTTCGTGCCGCCGGGCCGCCTGGACGAGTTCGTCATCCATGACGGCAACTCCTACCGGGAATTGAATCTGATCGGCACCGTCCTGCCCAACGCGCTCGGCCTGTTCGACATGCTGGGCAACGCCGCCGAGCTGGCGCTGGAGCCGTTCCGGCTCAATGCAGTCACCCACCTGCACGGTCAGGCCGGCGGCTTCGTCCTGCGCGGCGGCAGCTACCTGACGCGGGCCGGCGAGATCCGCACCAGCCACCGCGAGGAATTTCCGCCGGTCGACGAGCACGGCATCCGGCGCCAGAAGACCGCGGGCTTCCGCCTTGCCCTGGTGGCGCCGGCCCTGCCGTCTCGCGAACGCATCGAGACGGTGCGCAAGGCGTGGGAGAGCCTGCCGCAGGAGGACCGCAATCCCGACGGCGAAGGCGCAAAGCTGGCCGCGGAACAGGCCGATCCGGTCGAGGAGGCCCGCGCCCTTGCCGAGGCCGTGCCGAACGGGGAAATGAAGCGGCGGCTGGAAAATCTCTCCTTCGTCATTGCCGAGAGCATCCGCACCCGCAATCAGGAACGTGACCGGGCGGCCCGCGAGCTGTTGTCGAACGCCGTCTTTGCCGCGCGGCGGGTGACCTTCGACATCGTCGCCTTCCAGCGCTGGAAGGCTTTGGCGGATGCCGTCGACGACGAAGCGCGGAAGGCCCGCTACATGGCGAACCACGCCGAGGACCATGCGACGTTCGAGTTCAATCTCGACTACTATCTCGACCGTCTCACGCGCATCGCCGACGATTTCGGCCAGGACAAGCTGAACGGGCAGGCGGCGGTGCTGAAGGTGGAATATGCCGACCGCGGATTGCGGACGCTGCCGCCTCTGACCGACCGGGTTCTCGGCCATCTGGAGAAGATTCGAAGCTTGGGAACCGGCGCCAGACCGGCCATAATCCAGTCCTTGACGGACGCCGCAGCCAACGCCGGCAAGTAACGGAGTCAGTCCGATGCAAAGATTTCTTCCCCCTTTCGGCAAACTGATCGCGGCCGGTCTGCTCGCCGCCGCGCTGGCCCTGGCGGGCTGTGCCCAGAACGCCGACGGCCAGCGCCAGGGGCTGTTCGATTTCGCCTCTTCCGGCAATGACGAGAATCTCAGCGAGGAGGAACGCCAGCTCCGCGAGGATGCGGAAGTCTTCAACGAGACCGTCGCCGGCGGCGCCGCCACCAATGCCCTGCTGTTCGGCGGGTTGTGCGTCGCCGCCGCGCTGCTGGGCGGCGGCGACAACATGGGCCAGTGCGCGATCATGGCCGGCATCGGCGCGGCCTATGGCGCCGTCGATGGCTATCTGGTGGCGAAGCGCCAGGAGGCGGCCCGCCGGCAGGTCCGGGAAATCGACCTGGTCACCGAGGAAATCCAGGAAAAGAACGTCAAGCTGCGCAAGCTGGTCGAGACCTCCCAGCGGGTTGTGGCCGAGAACCGGGAGCGGCTGCAGGAAATCCGCATCAAGGTCGCGAAGAACGAAGTGCGCGAAGAGATGCTGGAGGAGGAAAGCCGGCGCCTGCAGAGCAATATCGGCGTCATGGACAGCACCATCGCCCAGCTCGAGAAGGAGAGGGACAACTACTACCAGGTCGCCGAGCAACTCGAGGGCGACGGCCGCGACACCCGCCAGCTCGAGGCCGAGATCCGCGACATGAACCACCAGATCGCGGCCCTGGAACGCGAACGCGACGCGCTCGAGGAGATCGATCGCGCGGTCCGGATCGGGTGAGGCCGCCAATGTCCTATCGCAGCATCACCCTTGCCGCCGTCCTTGCCGCCCTCGCCCTGGGGGAGGCCGGGTGCGCCACCTATCAGCAGCAGAAGGCCGACGCGGTCTCCGGCGGACCGGAACGCCGCGTGCGTGAGGCCGAGCAACGCCAGCAGGCGGCCACGGACAC
Proteins encoded:
- a CDS encoding serine/threonine protein kinase: MIVRTLALIVLATLGIGFAGAAWAQDRTPLLIPGKTTLYQKVLTRPGVAIAEGPGAPGTQPLPPFTPLYVYQRHPVDGGGPAYLEVGSDAKGEVLGFLPETATVPWDHALVLAFTERANRDRVLFFDEEQALDAWLASDDLTERAAAARQAADQRALPPDSPVISIEPEAHVDFASQFYMLPILEAKPKRLPSRRRAMAVRIASVTRAENEEKLGLLNSRENLAALGEFRAGVVFVIDASSSMQPYIRRTREVMRGVLDRVEAAGLKDKVRFGVVGYRDDPAAVEGVEYLTRTFADPNEIDSTTGFQEAVEPLSASKVSTRSFSEDAFAALDHAMGRIDWQGFDARYLVLITDASARDASSPYATLKLTAGDMRRDIMGRSSALPTALYVLHLKTPVGQDDHARAETQYTELARRDSSNSLYYPVPSGNPAAFERKVGALTDALVEQVEQTRQAAQEGALPDAPEPPAAKGAESDIRQSAADVGRAMALAYLGRVSGAQAPAMFQAWSIDRDLDNPAVEAFSVRLLLSKNQLSDLQRTMTATVDALDAGQIDPSDFFNQLRSAATAMGRDPNRVGQGETRNLADSGLMGEYLEGLPYQSRIMSLTEDDWQRMSVGEQQAIIDDVNSKVRLYQRFHDDSDRWIALNDGDDPGDWVYPVPLDALP